From the Syngnathoides biaculeatus isolate LvHL_M chromosome 10, ASM1980259v1, whole genome shotgun sequence genome, one window contains:
- the LOC133507323 gene encoding tumor suppressor candidate 2-like, translated as MGGSGSKNKGAWPFSGSGAGGDSAGNGNEQSVARLKCPRNATPFVFTRRSSLYYDEDGDLAHEFYEETVVTKNGQKKSKLKRIQKNLIPQGIVKLQHPCIHVDFPIVLCEV; from the exons ATGGGAGGAAGTGGATCCAAAAACAAAGGCGCCTGGCCTTTCTCAGGCAGCGGGGCAGGAGGTGACTCTGCCGGGAATGGCAACGAGCAGTCGGTGGCCCGCCTCAAATGTCCCAGGAACGCGACGCCCTTTGTTTTTACCAGGAGGAG CTCACTCTACTACGACGAGGACGGCGATCTTGCCCACGAATTCTACGAAGAGACGGTGGTGACAAAAAATGGGCAGAAAAAGTCCAAATTGAAGAGGATTCAAAAGAATCTCATTCCACAG gGGATCGTGAAGCTGCAGCATCCCTGTATTCACGTAGACTTCCCCATTGTCCTCTGTGAGGTGTga